A part of Paraliobacillus zengyii genomic DNA contains:
- a CDS encoding pseudouridine synthase, whose translation MSNKEERLQKVIAHSGVTSRRKAEKLIEDGKVTVNGKKVKKLGTKVTPDDQIEVEGLPLEKEQPVYYVVYKPRGVISSLKDDKDRKVLTDLIPFLKERVYPVGRLDYDTSGIILLTNDGDFAQLLMHPSHEMDKVYVAKIEGIPSREAIKELRKGVKSEGEVLKAIHAKILSTDEQKNTAIMELVLHQGKNRQVRRMFEGINHPVKKLKRERYGFLTLQGLQPGDYRELTPHEVKQLRNEAMQVKTKE comes from the coding sequence ATGTCAAATAAAGAAGAACGTTTACAAAAAGTGATTGCACACAGTGGAGTTACTTCAAGAAGAAAAGCAGAAAAACTTATCGAGGATGGAAAAGTAACAGTTAATGGAAAAAAAGTTAAGAAGCTTGGAACAAAAGTAACACCAGATGATCAAATTGAAGTAGAAGGTTTACCACTTGAAAAGGAACAGCCTGTCTATTATGTCGTATATAAACCTAGAGGCGTGATCTCTAGTCTGAAAGATGATAAAGATCGAAAAGTACTTACAGACCTCATTCCATTCTTAAAAGAACGTGTTTATCCTGTAGGTAGATTAGATTATGATACCTCTGGTATTATTTTGCTGACAAATGATGGAGATTTTGCTCAATTATTAATGCACCCGAGTCACGAAATGGATAAAGTATATGTTGCCAAAATCGAGGGTATACCATCAAGAGAAGCTATTAAAGAATTGAGAAAAGGTGTTAAATCTGAAGGTGAAGTTTTAAAAGCTATTCATGCTAAAATTTTATCAACCGATGAACAAAAAAACACAGCTATAATGGAACTAGTCCTGCATCAAGGTAAAAATCGCCAAGTAAGAAGAATGTTTGAGGGGATTAATCATCCAGTTAAAAAACTTAAACGAGAGCGTTATGGATTTTTGACGTTGCAAGGTTTACAGCCAGGTGATTACCGTGAATTAACTCCACATGAAGTCAAGCAGCTTCGTAACGAAGCAATGCAAGTAAAAACAAAAGAGTAA